The following coding sequences lie in one Silvanigrella aquatica genomic window:
- the tnpB gene encoding IS66 family insertion sequence element accessory protein TnpB (TnpB, as the term is used for proteins encoded by IS66 family insertion elements, is considered an accessory protein, since TnpC, encoded by a neighboring gene, is a DDE family transposase.), protein MLSFNRRTKIFIFKEPTNMRESYDGLFNKAKTVLRKDPFSGHLFLFINKRSSSCKCLYYDGTGLVIIAKRLEEGLFSRINPRYKREIVLTQAEFSLFLKVQI, encoded by the coding sequence ATGTTATCATTTAATAGAAGAACTAAAATATTTATTTTTAAAGAGCCAACCAACATGCGTGAATCTTATGATGGTTTATTTAATAAGGCAAAAACAGTGTTACGTAAAGATCCTTTTTCTGGGCATCTTTTTTTATTTATAAATAAACGGAGTAGCTCATGTAAATGCCTTTATTATGATGGGACAGGGCTTGTCATAATAGCAAAGAGATTAGAGGAAGGGTTATTTTCAAGGATAAATCCTCGGTATAAAAGAGAGATTGTTTTAACCCAGGCTGAGTTTAGTCTTTTTTTGAAGGTGCAAATTTAG